A window from Actimicrobium sp. CCC2.4 encodes these proteins:
- the rpoB gene encoding DNA-directed RNA polymerase subunit beta, producing MHYSFTEKKRIRKSFAKRANVHNVPFLLATQLESYLSFLQEDKVPSQRKNEGLQSAFTSIFPIVSHNGFARLEFLSYILGDPPFDVKECQQRGLTFASPLRAKVRLVILDKESPTKPVVKEMKEQEVYMGELPLMTTTGSFVINGTERVIVSQLHRSPGVFFEHDRGKTHSSGKLLFSARIIPYRGSWLDFEFDPKDILFFRVDRRRKMPVTILLKAIGMTPEQILANFFVFDNFSLRTEGGEMEFVGERLRGEVARFDINDKAGKSLVAKDKRINAKHVREIEAAGIKQVTVPEDYLLGRVLAKNIVDADTGEIVASANDELTEELMGKLREANITTIQTLYTNDLDQGSYISQTLRMDDTSDQMAAKVAIYRMMRPGEPPTEDSVEALFNGLFYNEDRYDLSAVGRMKFNRRIGRDELTGMMTLSNDDVLAVIKILVELRNGRGEVDDIDHLGNRRVRCVGELAENQFRAGLVRVERAVKERLGQAEADNLMPHDLINSKPISAAIREFFGSSQLSQFMDQTNPLSEITHKRRVSALGPGGLTRERAGFEVRDVHPTHYGRVCPIETPEGPNIGLINSLALYARLNEYGFLETPYRKVNDSKITSQIDYLSAIEEGRYIIAQANATIDTDGRLSDELVSAREAGETILVSPERVQYMDVAPGQVVSVAASLIPFLEHDDANRALMGANMQRQAVPCLRPEKALVGTGIERTVAVDSGTTVQALRGGLVDYIDAGRVVIRVNDEEATAGEVGVDIYNLIKYTRSNQNTNINQRPIVKVGDRVAKHDVIADGASTDLGELALGQNMLVAFMPWNGYNFEDSILISEKVVADDRYTSIHIEELSVVARDTKLGAEEITRDISNLAENQLARLDESGIVYIGAEVEAGDTLVGKVTPKGETQLTPEEKLLRAIFGEKASDVKDTSLRVPSGMIGTVIDVQVFTREGIPRDKRAQQIIDDELKRYRLDLNDQLRIVEGDGFQRLERMLVGKVVNGGPKKIAKGAKITSEYLLDLDKYHWFDIRPADDDAATALEAIKESIAEKRHQFDLAFEEKRKKLTQGDELPPGVQKMVKVYLAVKRRLQPGDKMAGRHGNKGVVSRIVPIEDMPYMADGTPADIVLNPLGVPSRMNVGQVLEVHLGWAAKGLGLRIGEMLKVQAKAAELRKFLTVIYNESGKSEDLDSFSDDEILELSSNLKHGVPFATPVFDGANEEEIRRMLDLAYPDHIAKLLGMTPSKNQVTMYDGRTGEAFERSVTVGYMHMLKLHHLVDDKMHARSTGPYSLVTQQPLGGKAQFGGQRFGEMEVWALEAYGASYVLQEMLTVKSDDVNGRTKVYENLVKGDHVIDAGMPESFNVLVKEIRSLGIDIDLERD from the coding sequence GTAATTCTTGACAAAGAATCGCCTACCAAGCCGGTTGTCAAGGAGATGAAGGAGCAAGAAGTGTACATGGGTGAATTACCGCTCATGACGACAACAGGCTCGTTCGTGATTAATGGAACGGAGCGAGTGATCGTTTCTCAGTTGCATCGTTCCCCAGGTGTCTTTTTCGAACACGATCGGGGTAAAACCCACTCGTCAGGGAAACTCCTGTTTTCTGCTCGAATTATTCCGTACCGTGGTTCGTGGCTTGATTTTGAGTTCGATCCAAAGGATATATTGTTCTTCCGTGTAGATCGTCGCCGCAAGATGCCTGTAACGATCTTGTTGAAAGCTATCGGCATGACGCCGGAGCAAATTCTTGCAAACTTCTTCGTATTCGATAATTTTTCTCTTCGCACCGAAGGCGGGGAAATGGAATTCGTTGGAGAGCGTTTGAGGGGTGAAGTTGCTCGTTTTGATATTAATGACAAAGCAGGTAAATCATTAGTCGCAAAAGATAAGCGTATCAACGCCAAGCACGTGCGTGAAATCGAAGCGGCTGGAATTAAACAGGTGACAGTGCCTGAGGACTACTTGCTGGGTCGTGTTCTTGCGAAAAATATCGTCGATGCAGATACTGGTGAGATTGTTGCCAGTGCCAATGATGAATTGACTGAAGAGTTAATGGGTAAGTTGCGTGAGGCAAACATCACGACAATCCAAACGCTCTACACCAACGATCTTGATCAAGGTAGTTACATCTCGCAGACGCTGCGAATGGACGACACCTCAGATCAGATGGCGGCAAAGGTTGCAATATATCGGATGATGCGCCCTGGCGAGCCGCCGACTGAAGACTCGGTTGAAGCGCTATTTAACGGGTTGTTCTACAACGAGGATCGCTACGATTTATCAGCAGTCGGTCGGATGAAGTTCAATCGTCGGATTGGTCGGGATGAACTGACCGGAATGATGACACTCTCAAATGATGATGTCCTCGCAGTAATCAAAATATTGGTTGAACTGCGTAACGGTCGTGGCGAAGTCGACGATATTGATCACCTTGGAAATCGTCGGGTCCGGTGCGTTGGTGAGCTGGCTGAAAATCAATTCCGCGCTGGTTTGGTGCGTGTCGAACGGGCTGTTAAGGAACGCCTCGGCCAAGCCGAAGCGGATAATTTGATGCCTCACGATCTGATTAATTCAAAGCCGATTTCTGCCGCTATTCGTGAGTTCTTTGGTTCGTCGCAGTTGTCTCAATTTATGGATCAAACTAATCCTTTGTCCGAGATCACTCACAAGCGTCGCGTATCAGCGCTTGGGCCTGGTGGATTGACCCGTGAACGTGCCGGTTTTGAGGTGCGAGACGTGCATCCGACCCACTACGGTCGAGTTTGTCCGATTGAGACGCCTGAAGGTCCGAACATTGGATTGATTAACTCGCTAGCTTTGTATGCGCGGCTGAACGAGTATGGGTTTCTTGAAACGCCGTATCGAAAAGTCAACGACAGCAAAATCACTTCACAAATCGACTATTTGTCGGCGATCGAAGAAGGCCGTTACATTATTGCTCAGGCAAACGCGACAATTGACACCGACGGCCGGTTGTCCGATGAGTTGGTTTCAGCTCGTGAAGCCGGGGAAACAATTCTCGTGTCGCCAGAGCGGGTCCAGTATATGGATGTTGCACCTGGTCAAGTGGTTTCCGTTGCTGCATCGCTGATTCCGTTTCTCGAACACGATGATGCAAACCGTGCGTTGATGGGTGCGAACATGCAGCGTCAAGCAGTTCCGTGCTTGCGTCCGGAAAAGGCGCTGGTAGGTACAGGTATTGAGCGTACTGTGGCAGTGGACTCGGGTACTACGGTGCAGGCTTTGCGTGGTGGGCTGGTCGATTACATTGATGCTGGTCGTGTTGTAATTCGGGTAAATGATGAAGAGGCTACGGCCGGCGAAGTCGGGGTTGATATTTATAACCTGATCAAGTACACGCGCTCTAACCAGAATACCAACATCAATCAGCGTCCAATCGTGAAAGTCGGTGACCGTGTTGCAAAACATGACGTAATCGCCGACGGTGCTTCGACTGACCTTGGTGAACTAGCGCTCGGTCAAAACATGTTGGTCGCATTTATGCCGTGGAATGGCTATAACTTTGAAGATTCGATTTTGATTTCTGAAAAAGTCGTGGCTGATGATCGCTACACATCTATTCATATTGAAGAGTTGTCTGTTGTCGCACGTGACACTAAGCTCGGCGCCGAAGAGATCACTCGCGATATCTCTAATCTGGCTGAAAATCAGTTAGCCCGGCTTGATGAATCCGGAATTGTCTATATCGGCGCTGAAGTAGAAGCCGGGGATACTTTGGTCGGTAAAGTCACGCCAAAAGGGGAAACACAACTGACGCCGGAAGAGAAGCTGCTGCGTGCTATCTTCGGTGAGAAAGCATCTGACGTCAAAGATACCTCGCTGCGCGTGCCATCAGGCATGATCGGCACCGTGATCGATGTGCAGGTCTTCACACGCGAAGGCATTCCTCGCGATAAGCGGGCACAGCAGATTATCGATGATGAGTTGAAGCGCTACCGTCTCGATCTTAACGATCAGTTGCGTATCGTGGAAGGTGATGGCTTCCAGCGCCTTGAGAGAATGCTGGTTGGTAAGGTCGTAAATGGTGGTCCGAAGAAGATTGCCAAGGGCGCAAAGATTACCAGTGAGTACCTGCTGGATTTGGATAAATATCATTGGTTCGATATCCGACCTGCCGACGACGATGCTGCGACTGCACTCGAAGCAATCAAGGAATCGATAGCGGAAAAACGGCATCAGTTCGATTTGGCTTTTGAAGAAAAGCGTAAGAAGCTGACTCAAGGCGATGAGTTGCCGCCAGGCGTGCAAAAGATGGTGAAAGTGTATCTGGCGGTCAAGCGTCGCTTGCAGCCAGGCGACAAGATGGCCGGTCGTCACGGTAACAAGGGTGTGGTATCTCGCATCGTTCCTATTGAAGACATGCCCTACATGGCAGACGGTACGCCAGCAGACATCGTACTGAACCCGCTGGGCGTGCCATCCCGGATGAACGTGGGTCAGGTTCTCGAAGTCCATTTAGGCTGGGCTGCTAAGGGCCTAGGGCTGCGAATTGGTGAAATGTTGAAGGTACAAGCCAAAGCTGCCGAGCTTCGTAAATTCCTGACCGTGATTTATAACGAGTCTGGTAAGAGCGAAGATCTTGACAGTTTCTCGGACGATGAGATCCTCGAGTTGTCGTCGAATCTGAAGCATGGCGTACCATTTGCAACCCCAGTGTTTGACGGTGCTAACGAGGAAGAGATTCGTCGGATGTTAGATTTGGCTTACCCTGATCACATAGCCAAGTTGCTGGGAATGACGCCATCCAAAAACCAGGTAACTATGTACGATGGTCGTACCGGCGAAGCCTTTGAGCGGTCAGTCACAGTCGGCTACATGCACATGCTGAAGTTGCATCACCTGGTTGATGACAAGATGCATGCCCGTTCGACTGGTCCATACTCGTTGGTGACGCAACAGCCTCTGGGTGGTAAAGCTCAGTTTGGTGGACAGCGTTTTGGTGAGATGGAAGTGTGGGCGCTGGAAGCATATGGTGCGTCATATGTTTTGCAGGAAATGTTAACTGTGAAGTCCGATGACGTGAATGGCCGTACCAAAGTGTATGAAAATCTGGTCAAAGGCGACCATGTGATCGATGCCGGCATGCCTGAATCGTTTAACGTTCTGGTCAAGGAAATCCGTTCGCTTGGTATCGATATCGATCTCGAACGCGATTAA